CAACGATCTTGCCGGTCTGACCGACCTGCATGTCGTTCGGTACGAAACCTGCGTCGACCGCGGCGCGGGAAGCACCAACGGCAGCGCCCAGCTTGTCGGCCAGGGCGTACAGGTGTTTGAAGTTGTCGCCGTTCTGCATGCCGCGGCCGCCGGAAACGACGATCTTGGCAGCGGTCAGTTCCGGACGATCGGACTTGGCCAGTTCTTCGCCGACGAAGCTGGAGATACCAGCGTCGTGAGCAGCGCCAACGGCTTCAACAGCAGCCGAACCACCTTCAGCGGCAACCGGATCGAAACCGGTAGCACGCACGGTGATCACTTTCACGACAGCGTTCGACTGAACGGTAGCGATGGCGTTACCGGCGTAGATCGGGCGCTTGAAGGTGTCAGCGCTTTCTACCGAGATGATCTCGGAGATCTGGTCAACGTCCAGGGCAGCGGCAACGCGCGGCAGGATGTTTTTGCCGTTGGAAGTGGCGGCAGCCAGGATATGGCTGTAGCCCTTGCCCAACTCTGCAACCAGAGGAGCGACGTTTTCCGGCAGTTGGTGAGCGTAGGCAGCATTATCAGCTACCAGCACTTTAGCCACGCCAGCGACTTTCGCAGCGGCTTCAGCCACGGCGCCAGCGCCCTGGCCTGCAACCAGAACGTGGATGTCACCACCGATTTTGGCGGCGGCAGCGACGGTGTTCAGCGTGGCCGGGGCCAGCACTTTGTTGTCGTGTTCAGCAATAACCAAGATAGTCATTTAGATTACCTTCGCTTCGTTTTTCAGTTTCTCGACCAGTTCAGCCACCGACTTGACCTTGATACCCGCGCTGCGTGCAGCAGGCGCTTCGACTTTTACGGTCTTGTTGGTGGAGGCGGTGGAAACGCCCAAAGCGTCCGGAGTCAGCGTCTCGAGAGGCTTCTTCTTGGCTTTCATGATGTTTGGCAGAGACGCGTAGCGCGGCTCGTTCAAACGCAGGTCAGTGGTGACGATGGCCGGCAGTTTCAGGGAAACTGTCTGCGCGCCGCCGTCGATTTCGCGGGTGACAGCAACGCTGTCGCCGCTGATTTCGACTTTCGAAGCGAACGTGCCCTGACCGTAGCCGCTCAATGCAGCGAGCATCTGGCCAGTCTGGTTGTTGTCGCTGTCGATGGCCTGTTTGCCGAGGATCACCAGCTGAGGCTGTTCCTTGTCGACAACAGCTTTCAACAGCTTGGCAACGGCCAGGGAAGTCAGATCTTCGGCGGATTCGACGAGGATGGCGCGGTCGGCACCCAGAGCCAGCGCGGTGCGCAGTTGCTCTTGAGCAGTGGACGGGCCGACGGAAACGACGACGATTTCAGTCGCAACGCCTTTCTCTTTCAGGCGTACGGCTTCTTCCACTGCGATTTCGCAGAACGGGTTCATCGACATCTTGACGTTGGCAAGATCGACGCCGGAATTGTCCGCCTTGACGCGGACCTTGACGTTGTAATCCACAACGCGTTTGACAGCTACAAGAACCTTCATGGATTCCTCGTTACTCTCCGGTGAAAAGAAAGTCGCCTAGGCGAACCTGGCGGTTGATGCTCATCGGGCGCAAGGGCACCTCTAAAAACGCCGGCATACGTGTCAAGTGACCACTGCTCATGATGTTGATGACCGTTCGTCAGTAGTGACCAACGAGTCATTCAATACCGCGGCGTGTAAACTGCGCCTCAAACCCGCGCTGCGTATCACTCTGTACGGCCGTCGCCCTGTCTTTAGAGGTGCTCTTGAAACCTATAGTCAGCCTACGGCGAGCGCAAAACCGCCCGTATCTTGACCGGAACACCTATTCCGGTCAATACGCCAAAATAGCCGTTCATAAGCCGGGTGACTTTGATTTATCTGGCCTGGAGCCATTTCAAACAAACGTTTGTATTGGACGCTGAGAGTGGTGTAGATATAATGCGCCACCCAAAGAGAAAGGTGGTCACTCGATTGTCCTCTCCCGACGTTGTGCCGGGATTCAAGGATGCGACACCCAACCTCCAAAATTAGAAAAAAACTGTTGAGCCTTGAGTAGGAGATAGCCTGTGGAACGCGAATACATGGAATTCGACGTGGTCATCGTCGGTGCCGGCCCCGCTGGTCTTTCCGCCGCCTGCCGATTGAAGCAGAAGGCCGCCGAAGCCGGTAAGGAAATCAGCGTCTGCGTGGTCGAAAAAGGCTCCGAAGTCGGTGCTCACATCTTGTCCGGTGCCGTGTTCGAACCACGGGCCCTGAACGAATTGTTCCCAGACTGGAAAGAACTCGGCGCGCCGCTGAACACACCGGTCACCCGCGATGACATCTTCGTGCTGAAAAACGCCGAAAGCGCGCAGAAAATTCCTGACTTCTTTGTGCCCAAGACCATGCACAACGAAGGCAACTACATCATCTCCCTGGGCAACCTGTGCCGCTGGCTGGCCCAACAGGCCGAGAACCTGGGTGTGGAAATCTACCCGGGCTTCGCCGCCCAGGAAGCGCTGTTCGACGAAAACGGCGTTGTGCGCGGGATCATCACCGGTGACCTGGGCGTTGACCGCGAAGGTCATCCGAAAGAAGGCCTCTACACCCCAGGCATGGAACTGCGTGGCAAATACACGCTGTTCGCCGAAGGCTGCCGTGGCCACATCGGCAAGCAACTGATCAAGCGCTTCAACCTGGACACTGACGCTGATGCCCAGCACTACGGCATCGGCCTGAAAGAAATCTGGGAAGTCGACCCGGCCAAACATCAACCAGGCCTGGTGGTGCACACCGCCGGTTGGCCGATGGACATCATGGGCACCGAGAACACCGGGGGCTCGTTCCTCTATCACCTGGAAAACAACCAGGTTGTAGTGGGCCTGATCGTCGATCTGTCCTACAGCAACACGTATCTCTCGCCGTTCGACGAGTTCCAGCGCCTCAAGCATCACCCGGTGCTCAAGCAATACCTGGAAGGCGGCAAGCGCATCAGCTACGGCGCCCGCGCCATCTGCAAGGGCGGCCTGAACTCGCTGCCGAAAATGGTCTTCAAGGGCGGCGCGCTGATCGGTTGCGACCTCGGCACCCTGAACTTTGCCAAGATCAAAGGCAGCCACACCGCGATGAAGTCCGGCATGCTGGCTGCTGAATCAGTGGCTGACGCACTGTTCGCCGACAAGGACGGCACCGAAGAGTTGACCTCTTACGTCGACGCCTTCAAGAACAGCTGGCTCCACGAAGAACTGTTCGCCAGCCGTAACTTCGGTCCGGCGATCCACAAGTTCGGCGCGATCGTTGGTGGTGGTTTCAACTGGCTCGACCAGAACATCTTCGGCGGCAAACTGCCGTTCACCCTGCACGACACCAAGCCGGATTACGCGTGCCTGAAACTGGCGGCCGACTGCAAGAAGATTGACTACCCGAAACCGGACGGCAAGATCAGCTTCGACAAACTCAGCTCGGTGTTCATCTCTGGTACCAACCATGAAGAAGAGCAACCGTGCCACCTGAAGCTGACCGACCCGAGCATCCCGATCAGCAAGAACCTGCCACTGTACGATGAGCCTGCCCAGCGTTACTGCCCGGCCGGCGTATACGAAGTGATCACCAAGGAAGACGGTGAGAAGCGCTTCCAGATCAACGCCCAGAACTGCGTTCACTGCAAGACCTGCGACATCAAGGACCCTGCACAAAACATTACCTGGGTGACGCCGGAAGGCGCTGGCGGCCCGACTTACCCGAACATGTAAGCCGAACGCCTGAACAACGAGGCTCCCGAATGGGGGCCTTTTTGTTGCCTGCAATTCAGGGCATCACATCGGCACCCGGTAGGAGCTGGCTTGCCAGCGATGACGGTTTATCACCCAACATTGACGTCGACTGACACACCGCGATCGCCAGCAAACCGGCTCCTACGTGTCAGACCTTCAGGCCCAACTCCGCCGACAACCGCGCTGTCACGCCTTTGATCAGGGGAATCAGCTCGGCCATTTTTTCCAGCGGCATATAGGGCACGGTGCTGGCGATACTGATGCCGGCAACGATGCGTTTACTGGCATCGCGAATCGGCGCCGCCACGCAGCGGATCGACGGTTCGTTGTCTTCCAGGTCGAAGGCATAACCGCCGGCCACGTACTCGATCATGCGCTGCTGAAATTGCTCCCAGGATTGCTCCGGGTGCTGCGGCCAGAACAGATTTTTCCCACCCGCCGGCAGGCTGACTTCGTACAGCCGCTGCCACTCTTGCGGCGTGTCATCGAGCATCAGCGCCTTGCCGATCCCGGTGCGCGCCAACGGCATGCGATGGCCGACCCGCGAACGCATTTCCGGGCCATTGCGCCCCGGGTTCTTGTGCAGGTACAGCACTTCGTCGCCTTCACGGATCGCCAGGTGAATGGTGTCGCCGGTCAACGCCGACAACTCGTCCAGATACGGCCCGGCCAGGGTCACCAGCGGCAATTCCTCGCGCGCTTGAAATCCCAACTCGATCAGCTTCGGCCCCAACAGATAACCGACTTGCGGCACCACCCGTAGATAACGCTCATCTACCAGGCAACTGGCCAGACGATGGGTGGTGCTGCGTGTGGTACCGATCAACCGGGCGATTTCCTTGAGATCGCGGGCGCCACTGGCGACGGCCTGAACCACACCCAGGCCACGAAGCAGTGTCTGGGTGCCGGTGGGCGCGGCGTCCTTGGCGTTTTTTGGGGCGTCTTCCTGCATATCCAGCCTTTACCGTTGTGCGAGTGAACGGGCGGCATTATGGTCGCCCGCATGCCGCGACTACAACTTGATACGCTCGACCTTGCCGACCAGCAAGATGTAGGAAAGCGCACCGATCAACGCCAGAACCGAGATATAGGTAATCGCCGGGGCAAACGAATCACCGCTGGCGAGGAAACCGATGACGATGGGCGTGGCGATAGCCGACAGGTTGCCGATGAAATTGAACACACCGCCAGTCAGTCCCAGCAAACGTGCCGGTGCCAGCGTGGAAACCAGCGACCACGTGATCGACGCCAAGCCGTTGCCGAAGAAGGCCAATGCGAGGAAGGCAATCACCAGCGGCGTCGACTCGACAAAGTTGGCGCCAATGATCGAGGTGGAAATCAGCAAACCGCTGATGATCGGCAACTTGCGGGCGAAACCGACGGTGTAGCCGCGACGGATCAGGAAGTCCGAAAAGAACCCGGAGCACAGTACGCCGACGAACGCCGCGAGAAATGGCAGCGACGCCAGCAAACCGGACTTGATGAAGTCCATGCCGCGATATTTCACCAGGTACGTCGGGAACCACGTCAGGAAAAACCACAGCGTCGAGTTGAGGCAAAACTGGCCGAGGTAGATGCCCCAGAGTTTGCGTTTGGTCAGGACAATCCCGAGGTCAGTCCAGCTGAATTTGGCTTTGACCTTGGCTTGTTCGGCCTGGATATCCACCAGCCCGCCGCCTTCGCGGATCAGCTCGATTTCAGCTTCGTTGGCGCCTTTGAAATCACGCGGTTCGCGATACACCGCGTACCAGATCGCCGCCCAGAGAATGCCCACCGCGCCAGTCGCGACGAACACCATGTGCCAGCCGAATTCATGCTGGAGCC
The Pseudomonas sp. MYb327 DNA segment above includes these coding regions:
- a CDS encoding electron transfer flavoprotein subunit beta/FixA family protein — encoded protein: MKVLVAVKRVVDYNVKVRVKADNSGVDLANVKMSMNPFCEIAVEEAVRLKEKGVATEIVVVSVGPSTAQEQLRTALALGADRAILVESAEDLTSLAVAKLLKAVVDKEQPQLVILGKQAIDSDNNQTGQMLAALSGYGQGTFASKVEISGDSVAVTREIDGGAQTVSLKLPAIVTTDLRLNEPRYASLPNIMKAKKKPLETLTPDALGVSTASTNKTVKVEAPAARSAGIKVKSVAELVEKLKNEAKVI
- a CDS encoding electron transfer flavoprotein-ubiquinone oxidoreductase translates to MEREYMEFDVVIVGAGPAGLSAACRLKQKAAEAGKEISVCVVEKGSEVGAHILSGAVFEPRALNELFPDWKELGAPLNTPVTRDDIFVLKNAESAQKIPDFFVPKTMHNEGNYIISLGNLCRWLAQQAENLGVEIYPGFAAQEALFDENGVVRGIITGDLGVDREGHPKEGLYTPGMELRGKYTLFAEGCRGHIGKQLIKRFNLDTDADAQHYGIGLKEIWEVDPAKHQPGLVVHTAGWPMDIMGTENTGGSFLYHLENNQVVVGLIVDLSYSNTYLSPFDEFQRLKHHPVLKQYLEGGKRISYGARAICKGGLNSLPKMVFKGGALIGCDLGTLNFAKIKGSHTAMKSGMLAAESVADALFADKDGTEELTSYVDAFKNSWLHEELFASRNFGPAIHKFGAIVGGGFNWLDQNIFGGKLPFTLHDTKPDYACLKLAADCKKIDYPKPDGKISFDKLSSVFISGTNHEEEQPCHLKLTDPSIPISKNLPLYDEPAQRYCPAGVYEVITKEDGEKRFQINAQNCVHCKTCDIKDPAQNITWVTPEGAGGPTYPNM
- a CDS encoding IclR family transcriptional regulator, whose amino-acid sequence is MQEDAPKNAKDAAPTGTQTLLRGLGVVQAVASGARDLKEIARLIGTTRSTTHRLASCLVDERYLRVVPQVGYLLGPKLIELGFQAREELPLVTLAGPYLDELSALTGDTIHLAIREGDEVLYLHKNPGRNGPEMRSRVGHRMPLARTGIGKALMLDDTPQEWQRLYEVSLPAGGKNLFWPQHPEQSWEQFQQRMIEYVAGGYAFDLEDNEPSIRCVAAPIRDASKRIVAGISIASTVPYMPLEKMAELIPLIKGVTARLSAELGLKV
- a CDS encoding MFS transporter, whose translation is MQPQTLTGQASLVTPSRKRFFIMVLLFITVVINYLDRSNLSIAAPALTSELGIDPIHVGLIFSAFGWTYAAMQIPGGWLVDRVPPRILYTAALLLWSIATVMLGFAGSFIALFVLRMAVGALEAPAYPINSRVVTTWFPERERATAIGFYTSGQFVGLAFLTPVLAWLQHEFGWHMVFVATGAVGILWAAIWYAVYREPRDFKGANEAEIELIREGGGLVDIQAEQAKVKAKFSWTDLGIVLTKRKLWGIYLGQFCLNSTLWFFLTWFPTYLVKYRGMDFIKSGLLASLPFLAAFVGVLCSGFFSDFLIRRGYTVGFARKLPIISGLLISTSIIGANFVESTPLVIAFLALAFFGNGLASITWSLVSTLAPARLLGLTGGVFNFIGNLSAIATPIVIGFLASGDSFAPAITYISVLALIGALSYILLVGKVERIKL
- a CDS encoding FAD-binding protein → MTILVIAEHDNKVLAPATLNTVAAAAKIGGDIHVLVAGQGAGAVAEAAAKVAGVAKVLVADNAAYAHQLPENVAPLVAELGKGYSHILAAATSNGKNILPRVAAALDVDQISEIISVESADTFKRPIYAGNAIATVQSNAVVKVITVRATGFDPVAAEGGSAAVEAVGAAHDAGISSFVGEELAKSDRPELTAAKIVVSGGRGMQNGDNFKHLYALADKLGAAVGASRAAVDAGFVPNDMQVGQTGKIVAPQLYIAVGISGAIQHLAGMKDSKVIVAINKDEEAPIFQVADYGLVADLFEAIPELEKLV